A portion of the Anoplopoma fimbria isolate UVic2021 breed Golden Eagle Sablefish chromosome 15, Afim_UVic_2022, whole genome shotgun sequence genome contains these proteins:
- the trmt5 gene encoding tRNA (guanine(37)-N1)-methyltransferase: MLRLISRVFASAPIEGKSFCSAASLPDSLCSGFAVKNIMEPKLYRPPPEVRGMTSLDKEAFTQTITVPALRVPTGVLNKVVKSLRKATIHRPGVPRVVQDKEESSDFRLVLLDPHRVSSPSSFTEAEAEALRSFSVPEELQHFELRLTYHNLKSEEVLEAVLPQGQDVASGFSRVGHIAHMNLRDHQLPYKNLIGQVIMDKNPGVTCVVNKTNMIDSTYRNFKMEVLAGEENMVAKVKENGVTYEFDFSRVYWNPRLSTEHQRVVQLVKRGDTVFDVFAGVGPFAVPAARLGANVLANDLNPESHRWLQHNCKLNKVEKKVRTFNLDGRAFIQGPLKQELPALLKGKASVHVVMNLPGLALDFLDAFRGLLHQEPSCDENLPTVHCYGFSKDDNPEADVAERASQSLGFPLKDRCSVHFVRNVAPNKDMLCVSFTLPKEVLFSGDPEQTEASAEPAPKRQKCEEATDST, from the exons ATGTTGAG GCTCATCTCCAGAGTCTTTGCGTCTGCACCCATTGAAGGAAAGAGCTTCTGCTCTGCGGCCTCACTGCCAGACTCACTTTGTTCTGGCTTTGCTGTTAAAAACATCATGGAGCCTAAACTGTACCGGCCCCCTCCAGAGGTCCGGGGTATGACCTCTCTGGACAAAGAGGCCTTCACACAGACTATTACTGTCCCCGCTCTACGGGTGCCCACTGGGGTCTTGAACAAGGTGGTAAAGAGCCTGAGAAAGGCGACCATCCACCGCCCAGGGGTTCCCAGGGTGGTGCAGGATAAAGAGGAGAGTAGTGACTTTCGTTTAGTCCTGTTGGACCCCCACAGAGTGTCCTCTCCAAGCTCCTTCACTGAAGCCGAAGCTGAGGCTCTGAGGTCATTCAGTGTCCCTGAAGAGCTGCAGCACTTCGAGCTGCGACTCACCTATCACAACCTGAAGAGTGAAGAAGTGCTGGAGGCCGTGCTCCCTCAGGGTCAGGACGTGGCCTCTGGCTTCAGCCGGGTGGGACACATCGCACACATGAACCTGAGGGACCACCAGCTGCCATACAAGAACCTCATAG GTCAAGTCATCATGGACAAAAACCCCGGTGTCACCTGTGTGGTCAATAAGACAAACATGATTGATTCCACCTACCGCAACTTCAAGATGGAGGTGCTAGCTGGAGAGGAGAACATGGTCGCCAAA GTGAAAGAAAACGGGGTGACGTACGAGTTTGATTTTTCTCGTGTATACTGGAATCCCCGGCTGAGCACAGAGCACCAGCGTGTGGTGCAGCTCGTGAAGCGCGGCGACACTGTGTTTGACGTGTTTGCTGGTGTTGGACCTTTCGCCGTCCCGGCTGCCCGCTTGGGTGCAAACGTCCTGGCCAACGATCTCAACCCAGAGTCCCACCGATGGCTGCAGCACAACTGCAAACTCAACAAGGTGGAGAAGAAAGTCAGAACCTTTAACCTCGACGGCAGAGCGTTCATCCAGGGGCCTCTGAAACAGGAGCTGCCCGCGCTGCTGAAGGGAAAAGCCAGCGTTCATGTAGTGATGAACCTGCCCGGCTTGGCTCTGGACTTCCTGGATGCATTCAGAGGCCTATTGCACCAGGAGCCTTCCTGTGATGAGAACCTACCCACAGTGCACTGCTACGGCTTCTCTAAAGATGACAACCCTGAGGCAGATGTGGCGGAGCGGGCTTCCCAAAGCCTCGGGTTTCCCCTGAAGGACCGATGTTCTGTGCATTTTGTGCGTAATGTAGCGCCCAACAAAGATATGCTGTGTGTGAGTTTCACACTCCCGAAAGAGGTCCTCTTCAGCGGTGATCCTGAACAGACAG AGGCTTCAGCAGAACCAGCTCCAAAGAGACAGAAGTGTGAAGAAGCTACAGATTCAACTTAA